GCCATTGCCAGGTTGTTGCGGATGAGCATGGAGAGCCGGTTTGCTTTCCCGTCGAGGGAAAGCACGGTGCCCTCGATCTTCTCGTAGTGCTCGAGCTCCACCTGGAACAGTCGGACCAGTTCGATGGCGATCCCCGCCGAGCCGGCGATGCCGACGGTGGAGTAGTCGTCGGCCTGGAAGACCTTCTCGATGTCGCGCTGGGCGATGTAGCTGCCCATCGTGGCCCGCCGGTCCCCCGCCATGACCACACCGCCGGCGTGCGCGACCGCAACGATTGTGGTGCCGTGCGGTGCCTCCGGGACCGGCAGGGCGGCGTTGGTCGGACGGCGGCTCGGCAACAGGTCGGGAGCCTGCTCGGCGAGGAAATCCGCGAACGACGACGTGCCGGGTCTCATGAACCCGGCGGGAAACCGGAGGTCGGTCACTCTCCGCCCTTCTGGATGTAGCCGCGCACGAAGTCCTCCGCGTTCTCCTCCAACACCGAATCGATCTCGTCGAGCATCGCGTCGACGTCTTCGGTCAGCTTCTCGTGCCGCTCGGCGAGGCTTTCGGTGTCTGCCGCTTCCGGCGCGACGTCCTCGACGTCCTCGCTCTTTCTCGAGGCCCGTTGCTGCCCGCCGGGCTCTTTCGTGGCCATGGCGCCCTCTCCTCGGGTTATCCCGCGGGCTCCGAGCCTATCTGCGGCTCCGCTCGGCCCGGCACGAACGCGGCCCCCAACACCGCCGAAATCAGCGTGGCCGTCCCGCCCGGTAGATCGTGTAGCCGGAGGAGGCCCGGTACGGCGGTTCGACGGTCAGGCCGGCTCCGGCGAGCAGCCGGTCGACCTCGGGGGCCGGAATGGCCACCCCGTAGCCTGGCCCCCCGGCGGCGAGCGAGTCCTGCATGCAGTAGACCAGCGCGCCGGCATACCCGACGACCGATGCCGGATCGGCGGTATCCACGTCGAGGTCACCGCTCTGCGTGGGCTCGACGACGACCAGCCGGCCGCCGGGACGCATGACCCGCGCGGCTTCGTCCAGGACGGCGGCCGGATCTCCGAAATGGTGCAGCGAGTCGAGCACCAGGACCAGGTCGTAGCGTCGGGGCCCGGGAAGGGCGCGGACGTCGGCTTCGATCAGGTCGACGTTCGTCACCAGTGCGGCGTCGATCTCCTTGCGACCTCGGTCGAACGACTCCCCGTCGATGTCGAACCCGGTGATCCGCGAGCGCGGGAAGGTGCGCCCCACGAGCAGGCAGGCATGCCCGCGGCCGCACCCGAACTCGGCCACCTCGATGCCGTCCTCGAGTGCCTCGAGCAGGCCCGGGACGCTGGCCAGCCATTCGGGCACGAGCAGCGCGTCGTAGACGGGGGCGTTGAACCGCTCGAGCAGGTCCCCGGCCACCTCGTGGAAACGTTCCGGACGGATCCCCGCGCCGGTGCGGATCGCCGTGGCGACGTCCGGCAGCAACTCGGGCAACCGCCGAGCGAACTCGAAAACCACCCCGGGGTCCAGGCCGAGCGCCCCGCTGAAGGTCGCCCGGGTTTCCTCGGTCGGCCGGAACCGGCCGCCGCGGTGCGTGAGGTATCCGGCGGCGGTCATCCCGGACAGCCAGCCCAGGGCACACCGTGCGTCGAGGCCCGCGTGCCGCGCGACCGCCTCCGGGGTGTCCGCGCCGTCCAGGACGGCGGCCAGGGCGCCGGTCCGCCGACCCAGGTCGACCAGGACTACGGAGTAGTAACCGGCGAGATGGCGCGCGGCGAGCGGCTCGCTGCGGCCCTCGGGCGGCTCCATGCCTCGACGCTAACCCGGCCCGCCGCGCGGGTCCACCGGAATCCCCCGTTCCACGCCGGGGGCGGGCTTCGGTGCGGCCCCGGGCATCGCCCAGTGGGCGGTTGTGCACTACCGCCACGCTCCGACTGGGCGGTTCGCCCCGGGCAGGACGCCCACTCGCGGAAGGGGTTCGCGCCGGACAGGACGCCCACTCGCGGAAGGGGTTGCGGCCCCGGGCATCGCCCAGTGGGCGGTTGAGCACTACCGCCACGCTCCGACTGGGCGGTTCGCCCCGGGCAGGACGCCCACTCGCGGAAGGGGCTCGCCCCGGTCAGGCCGGGTGGCCGCCGGAGAGCTGGTCGACGAGGTCCACCGCGGTCGGGCACCGGGCGAGCAGGTCCCCGACGTGGGCCTTGGTGCCGCGCAGCGGCTCGAGCATCGGCACCCGTTGCAGGGAGTCCCGGCCGACGTCGAAGATGACCGAATCCCAGGATGCCGCCGCGACCGCCTCCGGGTAGAGCTCCAGGCACCGGCCGCGGAAGTACGCCCGGGTGTCCTCGGGTGGCGAGGTCATGGCCCGGAGCACCTCCGGCTCGGCGACCAGGGTCCGCATCCGCCCGCGGGCCACCAGGCGGTTGTACAGCCCCCGGTCGGGCCGGACGTCGGAGTACTGAAGGTCGACCAGCTGAAGCCTCGACGCCCCCCAGTCCAGACCGTCCCGGGCCCGGAACCCTTCCAGCAGCTCGAGCTTAGCCACCCAGTCGAGCTCCTGGGAGAGCGACATCGGCTCCTCGGCCAGCCGGGCGAGCACCGACTCCCAGCGGTCGAGGACATCGGTGGTCTGCTCGTCCACGTCGGCACCGAACCGGTCCTCGACGTACTTGCGAGCCTGTTCCAGGTATTCGAGCTGGAGTTGGATCGCGGTCATCTTCCGGCCGTCGCG
The nucleotide sequence above comes from Mycobacteriales bacterium. Encoded proteins:
- a CDS encoding ubiquitin-like protein Pup; this encodes MATKEPGGQQRASRKSEDVEDVAPEAADTESLAERHEKLTEDVDAMLDEIDSVLEENAEDFVRGYIQKGGE
- a CDS encoding class I SAM-dependent methyltransferase; amino-acid sequence: MEPPEGRSEPLAARHLAGYYSVVLVDLGRRTGALAAVLDGADTPEAVARHAGLDARCALGWLSGMTAAGYLTHRGGRFRPTEETRATFSGALGLDPGVVFEFARRLPELLPDVATAIRTGAGIRPERFHEVAGDLLERFNAPVYDALLVPEWLASVPGLLEALEDGIEVAEFGCGRGHACLLVGRTFPRSRITGFDIDGESFDRGRKEIDAALVTNVDLIEADVRALPGPRRYDLVLVLDSLHHFGDPAAVLDEAARVMRPGGRLVVVEPTQSGDLDVDTADPASVVGYAGALVYCMQDSLAAGGPGYGVAIPAPEVDRLLAGAGLTVEPPYRASSGYTIYRAGRPR